The following proteins are encoded in a genomic region of Alosa alosa isolate M-15738 ecotype Scorff River chromosome 10, AALO_Geno_1.1, whole genome shotgun sequence:
- the chd6 gene encoding chromodomain-helicase-DNA-binding protein 6 isoform X2: MKIQKKEKQMSAAHLIKHTPASAASSATDQNAQITFPVGPQGKEQIRVLGGQTNHCMAHTKHSGTWEGGPGTGRHACPPASPGNSEEDDGGGGTRVKKKRKKKDKKGSGTGQKPERESESKPKKKKELKELKEILPRKSKAPKEPKGLKEAKESKKFKELKSPKEPKKGRKGREAKAKPTVDCKATSSPPRQRGRKPKEQGVVPPEKKKKGKRKSEVQQEALESDDTASLTAVAMGGEESSDPLDSTKRRSGRQVKRRKYNEDLDFKVVDDDGETIAVLGTGRMGALSASTLAWQAEEPPEDEANIIEKILSVRTVKKEAEPGKPPEEYEEFYVKYRNFSYLHCKWATLEELEKDPRIHQKIKRFRNKQAQMKHIFSEPDEDLFNPDYIEVDRVLEVAHTTDTETGEVTHYLVKWCSLSYEESTWELQEDVDPVKIREFENLKKIPDLKYVERPQPDKWQKLENSRDYRNGNELREYQLEGMNWLLFNWYNRKNCILADEMGLGKTIQSITFLFEIFSMGIRGPFLIIAPLSTITNWEREFRTWTEINVIVYHGSQISRQMILQYEMYHRDEHGNSVSGLFKFHGVITTFEMIMADCPELKKIHWRCVVIDEAHRLKNRNCKLLEGLKLMNLEHKVLLTGTPLQNSVEELFSLLNFLEPLQFPSETTFLEEFGDLKTEEQVKKLQAILKPMMLRRLKDDVEKNLAPKEETIIEVELTNMQKKYYRAILEKNFTFLAKGANQHNMPNLINTMMELRKCCNHPYLITGAEEKILESFKKTHSPDASDFQLQAMIQSSGKLVLIDKLLPRLIAGGHKVLVFSQMVRCLDILEDYLIQRRYTYERIDGRVRGNLRQAAIDRFCKVDSDRFVFLLCTRAGGLGINLTAADTCIIFDSDWNPQNDLQAQARCHRIGQSKAVKVYRLITRNSYEREMFDKASLKLGLDKAVLQDINRKGSLNGVQQLSKLEVEDLLRKGAYGALMDEEDEGSKFCEEDIDQILQRRTQTITIQSEGKGSTFAKASFVSSGNRTDISLDDPNFWQKWAKIAELEIDSKEEKESLVIDTPRVRKQTRHYNSFEDDELMEFSELDSDSEERPCRTRRLNDRNRRYLRAECFRVEKNLLIFGWGRWKDILTHGRFKWHLAERDMELMCRALLVYCVRHYKGDEKIKSFIWDLITPTKDGQNEALQNHSGLSAPVPRGRKGKKLKNQLCIPELNNADWLVHCNPEVVLQDDSYKKHLKQHCNKVLLRVRMLYYLKAEVLGEAANQALEGISASKLEVALPDIDYIEIPAGWWDAEADKSLLIGVHKHGYERYNAMRADPDLCFLERVGMPDVMALSAEQSGSEVPADANDSVGKTEDMKDETESKMEGGEDKEESKDDTSSVTDTSEKQENVVSSELGVPEASEQGRLLWPAGSALTARLRRLITTYQRYNRREPLRHEFLMLDGASHVPWQLGEDLRRCAVEPDPLFLEWQRRWTRREQADFYRTVSSFGVMFDPEKKVFDWTQFRSLARLERKTDESLERYFYNFVSMCRTACRLPPRKDEGPIDHALFVEPITEERAARTLYRIELLRKIREQVLRHPLLGQRLQLCQPSLYLPVWWECGKHDRDLLIGAAKHGLSRTDYYILNDPQLSFLEAHRNYVRKENHGYPVPASMSGMPHRHCCLYDAGLSHCHSPQPPEYHTPPSHHAHGHPHIHGPVHHPTEVVAGDPVGSLAMSGGGGPREGFLDCPPLEESLELASLQHDGLAADSLHGKPSKEAFNGFPFNSASGGQSMLNSYGVQGELSGTQGDIADSIAGKLRSDVLVGEQGSSEETGLMAPSVELDELQTPWESSDHAAAAHMFNEADPILGAPALESEFLDSSDAPGDGQVDTALNDCLSMPSSDSQSNPVDPLPSSFMLFKELSEAEPSVEQTDLSASPPPEYAPTPLSLGDMSLSHTGPTEEPDEKLSDSDVTRSAPSPVDVAGSVTFEFDKEELSQDSHSLTGTTQGPDEASLDPSEGPPEEALGETSTEPLSEASVPEHNEENLAEPCEEPMEESMLKGLSDVPPEEPWESHPQEKQPGEETLQVPSEEPAEEEPYETPSRSLHEVHSEEASSERLSEPVIGSSLSDPTLSSVGPTSSPLPCASPSLSVPLSVPPTSPEPSTAVHIKQELLLEPTTAEIKPDPEALEPDSTTLTPRLEQTEMLEAKEEIKQERVKTPALMVDSYVEAPRYAPQMSVCEMPDSLHDVREPTIAQLLQEKALYSFSGWPKDRVIINRLDSICHAILKGKWPSSSQYESHSTLANTCAPNSGHQRAAFMPARVQPSQSLNFNMPTVSRMPKERLMAPPFLSDLKQPGVRPRFEFEAEVLSKPCHTGEKIQVGIPHRGGPLLLNGWQEAAMDLSKPPGELGIGGETGPVGHITHTVHTPPPPPPSHPPPPQHKLPTLSSMQGSLGLDMAGILQAGLIHPVTGQIVNGSLRRDDFMRRRRGRRRNVDGPDISFMRSHGLSVQEQQVGLAFRLEPRPDSISHSTVSSTTTTQSDRSSAPPGPSGPSSSLGLPPPPPPESLGIDREAANKGLMEWLRQNPNYMEIPHFASSQNAAILHSFVERPKQRRHRCKDPTKLDVNSLTGEERVPVVHRSTGRRLGGAMAPAIKELSRWLDANSEYCVAPDWAEVVKHSGFLPEGKFTRILTEPVSRDPGPRRRGRRPRSEMVKAGPILPESPSNMGPLFMNGGLIGSMDLVSLQNLRNVPGIPLTGLMGFPHGFAAVPAGAGEDAKNGISMLPMMLHGMAAVQPPMFSVSGLMSQPSSSSPSSSSPTTTLSTSAGPTVITSTSAALSPSSGPSPVTSGPSPPAESCSSTTASGLDKRKDDRAPVEGKPPGPPVGHATATVSSTTPTSVSAGSISSTGSHLTFNPFLIPGMSHGLLYPHMFLPHGGIMALPGMPAADSSGSPKRKRKKLREDGAPEGGSAGSPPMDSTPARGPSDAPQIRADADNDAPSEEGPQNQETDTNSKGHEDHSNALPPEAPIECSSKEEERQTEEKEEQDVEGKDKRLPETERQEYEPREDSQ, from the exons ATGTCCGCTGCCCACTTAATAAAGCACACTCCAGCTTCTGCAGCCTCTAGTGCCACTGACCAAAACGCACAAATCACGTTTCCCGTAGGCCCACAGGGCAAAGAGCAAATCCGGGTTCTGGGTGGGCAGACCAATCACTGCATGGCCCACACAAAGCACTCTGGGACATGGGAGGGGGGCCCGGGAACAGGCAGGCACGCCTGCCCGCCGGCATCGCCTGGCAACAGCGAGGAGGACGATGGAGGGGGTGGCACCCGGGTGAAGAAGAAACGaaagaaaaaagacaagaaGGGCTCAGGCACGGGGCAGAAGCCGGAACGAGAGAGCGAATCCAAaccaaagaaaaagaaggagctGAAAGAGCTGAAGGAGATATTGCCCAGGAAGTCGAAAGCACCCAAGGAGCCCAAGGGTCTCAAGGAGGCCAAGGAGTCCAAGAAGTTCAAGGAGCTGAAGTCACCAAAAGAGCCTAAAAAGGGGAGAAAGGGTCGGGAAGCCAAGGCCAAGCCCACCGTAGACTGCAAGGCCACATCATCTCCTCCCAGACAGCGAGGCAGAAAGCCCAA AGAGCAGGGTGTGGTCCCgccagagaagaagaagaaggggaaGAGGAAAAGCGAGGTCCAGCAGGAGGCGCTAGAGAGCGATGACACAGCCTCCCTGACTGCAGTGGCCATGGGGGGCGAGGAAAGCAGCGACCCGCTGGACAGCACG AAGCGGCGTTCAGGACGTCAGGTGAAGcgcaggaagtataacgaggaCCTGGATTTCAAGGTTGTGGACGACGACGGGGAAACCATCGCTGTGTTGGGCACGGGCCGCATGGGAGCCCTGTCTGCCTCCACACTGGCCTGGCAAGCAGAG GAGCCGCCTGAAGACGAGGCTAACATCATTGAGAAAATCCTCTCTGTGCGAACTGTGAAGAAGGAG GCAGAACCGGGGAAGCCACCTGAGGAGTATGAGGAATTCTATGTCAAGTACAGAAATTT CTCTTACCTTCACTGCAAATGGGCGACTCTGGAGGAACTGGAAAAGGACCCGCGCATCCACCAAAAAATCAAGCGCTTCAGGAATAAGCAGGCACAAATGAAGCACATTTTCAGTGAA CCAGACGAGGATCTTTTTAATCCGGACTACATTGAGGTGGACCGTGTGCTGGAAGTGGCCCACACTACTGACACAGAGACCGGAGAG GTTACACACTATCTGGTAAAGTGGTGCTCTCTGTCGTACGAAGAAAGCACTTGGGAGCTCCAAGAGGATGTTGATCCTGTAAAGATCCGTGAGTTTGAGAACCTCAAGAAAATCCCTGATTTGAAATATGTG GAGAGACCTCAACCCGATAAGTGGCAGAAGCTGGAAAACTCTCGAGACTACAGGAATGGGAACGAGTTGAGAGAGTACCAGCTTGAGGGAATGAACTGGCTTCTATTCAACTGGTACAACAG GAAAAACTGCATCTTGGCAGACGAAATGGGCCTGGGAAAGACCATTCAGTCCATAACATTCCTCTTCGAGATCTTCAGTATGGGCATTCGCGGCCCATTCCTCATCATTGCCCCACTCTCTACCATCACAAACTGGGAGCGCGAGTTCCGCACCTGGACCGAAATCAACGTGATCGTCTACCATGGCAGCCAGATCAGTCGGCAGATGATCTTACAATATGAAATGTACCACAGAGATGAACAT GGAAACTCTGTGTCTGGCTTGTTTAAGTTCCATGGTGTGATCACTACGTTTGAGATGATCATGGCTGACTGCCCTGAGCTGAAGAAAATCCACTGGCGCTGTGTGGTGATTGACGAGGCCCACCGGCTGAAGAACCGCAACTGCAAGCTTCTAGAGGGACTCAAGCTCATGAACCTG GAACACAAAGTGCTGCTGACTGGAACACCACTGCAGAACTCTGTCGAGGAACTCTTCAGCTTGCTCAACTTCCTGGAACCACTTCAGTTCCCCTCTGAGACCACCTTCCTGGAGGAGTTTGGGGATCTGAAAACAGAGGAGCAG GTGAAGAAGCTTCAGGCCATCCTAAAGCCCATGATGCTGAGGAGATTAAAGGACGACGTGGAAAAGAACTTGGCTCCCAAAGAGGAGACCATCATCGAAGTGGAGTTGACCAACATGCAGAAGAAATACTACCGTGCCATTCTTGAAAAGAACTTCACATTTCTGGCCAAGGGTGCCAACCAGCACAACATGCCCAACCTCATCAACACTATGATGGAGCTACGCAAGTGCTGCAACCACCCATACCTCATCACTG GCGCAGAAGAAAAGATTCTGGAAAGCTTCAAGAAGACACACAGCCCCGATGCCTCAGACTTCCAGCTTCAGGCTATGATCCAGTCATCAGGAAAGCTGGTCCTCATTGACAAGCTCCTGCCTCGTCTCATAGCTGGAGGTCACAAAGTTCTGGTCTTCTCCCAGATGGTGCGCTGCTTGGATATCCTGGAGGACTACCTCATCCAGAGGAG GTACACGTATGAGCGCATCGACGGTCGTGTACGGGGGAACCTGCGGCAGGCAGCCATCGACCGCTTCTGCAAGGTGGACTCAGATCGCTTCGTGTTTCTCCTGTGCACGCGTGCTGGGGGCCTGGGGATCAACCTGACGGCCGCTGACACCTGCATCATCTTTGACTCAGACTGGAACCCACAGAACGACTTGCAG GCACAAGCGCGCTGTCACAGGATTGGCCAGAGCAAAGCAGTAAAGGTCTACCGGCTCATCACTCGGAACTCGTACGAGCGGGAGATGTTCGACAAGGCCAGCCTGAAGCTGGGTTTGGACAAGGCAGTGCTGCAGGACATCAACCGCAAGGGCAGCCTGAACGGA GTGCAGCAGCTGTCTAAATTGGAGGTGGAGGACCTTTTGAGGAAGGGTGCATACGGTGCTCTAATggacgaggaggacgagggTTCCAAATTCTGCGAGGAAGACATCGACCAGATCCTTCAGCGCCGCACTCAGACCATCACCATCCAGTCAGAAGGGAAGGGCTCCACGTTCGCTAAG GCCAGCTTTGTATCTTCTGGAAACAGAACTGACATCTCTCTGGATGATCCAAACTTCTGGCAGAAATGGGCTAAAATCGCTGAGCTGGAGATTGACTCTAAGGAAGAGAAA GAGAGCCTGGTGATCGATACGCCTCGTGTGCGGAAACAGACGCGCCATTACAACTCGTTTGAGGATGATGAGCTGATGGAGTTCTCTGAGCTGGACAGCGACTCGGAAGAAAGGCCGTGTCGTACGCGCCGCCTCAACGACAGAAACCGACGCTACCTGCGGGCGGAATGCTTCCGTGTGGAAAAAAACCTGCTCATATTCGG CTGGGGGCGGTGGAAGGACATCCTCACCCATGGCCGCTTCAAGTGGCACTTGGCGGAGCGGGACATGGAGCTAATGTGCCGGGCTCTGCTGGTCTACTGTGTGCGCCACTACAAAGGAGACGAAAAGATCAAAAGCTTCATCTGGGACCTCATCACCCCAACTAAAGATGGTCAAAATGAGGCCCTACAGAACCACTCTG GTCTTTCGGCACCCGTTCCCCGCGGTCGTAAGGGTAAAAAGCTGAAGAACCAGCTGTGTATACCTGAGTTGAACAATGCAGATTGGCTGGTGCACTGCAATCCAGAGGTGGTGCTGCAGGACGACAGCTACAAAAAGCACCTCAAGCAGCACTGCAACAA GGTACTTTTAAGGGTTCGCATGCTGTACTATTTGAAGGCGGAGGTCCTGGGGGAAGCAGCGAATCAGGCCCTGGAAGGCATTTCAGCCAG CAAACTAGAGGTGGCTCTTCCTGACATTGACTACATTGAGATTCCGGCTGGCTGGTGGGACGCTGAAGCAGACAAATCCCTCCTCATCGGTGTCCACAAGCATG GGTACGAGCGATACAATGCCATGCGGGCTGATCCAGACCTGTGCTTCCTGGAGCGAGTGGGCATGCCTGACGTCATGGCCCTTTCTGCAGAGCAGTCAGGCTCAGAGGTCCCAGCTGATGCAAATGACAG TGTTGGGAAGACTGAAGACATGAAAGACGAGACTGAAAGCAAGATGGAGGGGGGGGAAGATAAGGAGGAGAGCAAA GATGACACCAGTTCTGTTACAGACACATCAGAGAAACAGGAGAATGTTGTTTCAA GTGAACTGGGAGTTCCAGAGGCCTCTGAGCAGGGCAGGCTTCTCTGGCCGGCGGGTTCTGCTTTGACGGCTCGTCTTCGACGACTCATCACCACCTACCAGCGTTACAACCGTCGTGAGCCCCTGCGCCACGAGTTCCTGATGCTGGATGGGGCTAGTCATGTGCCCTGGCAACTGGGAGAAGACCTGAGGAGATGCGCTGTAGAACCAGACCCCCTGTTCCTGGAGTGGCAGAGAAG GTGGACACGTCGAGAGCAGGCAGATTTCTATCGGACAGTTTCATCCTTCGGTGTTATGTTTGACCCAGAGAAGAAAGTGTTTGATTGGACACAGTTCCGCTCTCTCGCTCGactggagagaaaaacagatgaAAGTTTAGAGAGATATTTTTACAACTTTGTATCCATGTGTCGCACTGCCTGCAGGCTTCCCCCAAGGAAGGATGAAG GTCCCATTGACCACGCTCTGTTTGTGGAACCAATCACTGAAGAGCGAGCGGCCCGCACACTCTACCGCATTGAGTTGCTGAGGAAAATTCGGGAGCAAGTTCTTCGCCACCCGCTGCTGGGACAGAGACTTCAGCTGTGCCAGCCTAGTCTCTACCTGCCTGTGTGGTGGGAGTGCGGGAAACACGACCGGGACCTCCTGATTGGCGCCGCCAAGCATGGCTTGAGCCGCACTGACTATTACATCCTCAATGATCCCCAGCTCTCCTTTCTGGAAGCCCACCGCAACTACGTGCGGAAAGAGAACCACGGCTACCCCGTGCCAGCCTCTATGTCTGGCATGCCCCATCGCCACTGCTGCCTTTATGACGCAGGCCTCAGCCACTGCCACTCTCCACAGCCTCCTGAATACCACACTCCGCCATCTCACCATGCCCATGGACACCCTCACATCCATGGTCCTGTGCACCATCCTACTGAGGTGGTAGCTGGAGACCCGGTTGGCTCCCTGGCCATGAGTGGTGGCGGTGGCCCCAGGGAGGGTTTCCTGGACTGCCCTCCCCTTGAGGAGTCCCTGGAGCTGGCGTCGCTGCAGCATGATGGACTGGCTGCCGACTCCCTCCATGGTAAGCCCAGCAAAGAGGCTTTCAACGGGTTTCCCTTCAACTCGGCTTCTGGAGGGCAGAGCATGCTCAACTCCTACGGTGTACAGGGCGAGCTGAGCGGGACTCAGGGGGACATTGCTGACTCCATTGCAGGGAAGCTACGCAGTGATGTGCTGGTGGGTGAACAGGGCTCGTCTGAAGAGACGGGGCTGATGGCACCCTCCGTAGAGCTGGACGAACTGCAAACACCGTGGGAGAGCTCAGACCATGCCGCTGCAGCTCACATGTTCAACGAGGCCGACCCAATCTTGGGTGCTCCTGCACTGGAGTCGGAGTTCCTGGACTCGTCAGATGCACCCGGAGATGGCCAGGTGGACACTGCCTTGAACGACTGTCTGAGCATGCCCAGTTCGGACTCACAGAGCAACCCGGTCGACCCCTTGCCGTCCAGCTTCATGCTGTTTAAGGAGCTGAGTGAAGCCGAGCCCTCGGTCGAGCAGACTGACCTATCAGCCAGCCCTCCTCCAGAGTACGCTCCAACTCCCCTCTCTTTGGGCGATATGAGTCTCTCCCATACGGGCCCCACTGAGGAGCCAGATGAGAAGCTGAGTGACTCAGACGTCACCCGCAGTGCTCCCAGCCCCGTTGATGTGGCCGGGAGCGTGACCTTTGAGTTTGACAAGGAGGAGCTGTCACAGGATAGTCACAGCCTGACCGGGACAACTCAGGGGCCCGACGAAGCATCTCTGGATCCGTCTGAAGGCCCTCCAGAGGAAGCCCTGGGTGAGACCAGTACGGAACCACTAAGCGAAGCAAGTGTCCCTGAGCATAATGAAGAAAACCTCGCAGAGCCTTGTGAGGAGCCGATGGAAGAGTCTATGCTGAAGGGGCTTTCAGATGTGCCACCAGAGGAGCCTTGGGAAAGCCATCCTCAGGAGAAGCAGCCTGGAGAGGAAACCCTACAGGTGCCCTCCGAGGAGCCCGCGGAGGAGGAGCCCTATGAGACCCCCTCAAGGTCACTACACGAAGTGCACTCGGAGGAGGCATCCAGCGAAAGGCTCTCTGAGCCTGTGATCGGGAGCAGTCTCAGTGACCCAACCCTCTCCTCTGTAGGCCCCACCTCGTCCCCACTTCCCTGTGCCTCGCCCTCCCTGTCCGTCCCTCTGTCAGTTCCCCCCACGTCGCCAGAGCCCAGCACTGCCGTCCACATTAAGCAGGAGCTGCTGCTGGAGCCAACCACTGCAGAGATCAAGCCTGACCCTGAGGCCCTCGAGCCAGACAGCACTACACTCACACCCAGGCTAGAACAGACGGAGATGCTGGAAGCAAAAGAAGAGATAAaacaagagagagtgaaaaccCCAG CTCTGATGGTGGACAGCTATGTGGAGGCCCCAAGATACGCTCCCCAAATGTCAGTCTGCGAAATGCCCGACAGTCTCCATGATGTTCGGGAACCTACCATTGCCCAGCTCCTCCAGGAGAAAGCCCTCTACTCATTCTCTGGATGGCCCAAG GACAGGGTGATAATTAATCGCCTTGACAGTATTTGCCATGCTATTCTGAAAGGGAAATGGCCTTCATCCAGCCAGTATGAGTCGCACAGTACCCTGGCAAACACCTGTGCCCCCAACAGTGGCCACCAACGAGCTGCCTTTATGCCAGCCCGGGTACAGCCTTCCCAGAGCCTTAACTTCAACATGCCAACTGTCTCCCGCATGCCTAAG GAGAGGTTGATGGCCCCTCCATTCTTGTCCGACCTCAAGCAACCAGGAGTAAGACCGCGGTTTGAATTTGAGGCAGAGGTGCTCAGCAAGCCTTGCCACACCGGAGAGAAAATCCAGGTTGGCATTCCACATCGGGGCGGACCGCTGCTGTTGAACGGCTGGCAGGAAGCGGCGATGGACCTCTCCAAACCCCCTGGGGAGCTTGGCATTGGCGGGGAGACTGGCCCTGTGGGTCATATTACTCATACAGTccacacccctcctcctcctccaccttctcACCCCCCTCCACCGCAACATAAGCTGCCCACCCTGAGCTCAATGCAGGGCTCTCTGGGCCTGGACATGGCCGGCATTCTGCAGGCCGGCCTCATTCACCCAGTCACCGGGCAGATCGTCAACGGCAGCCTTCGCCGTGACGACTTCATGAGACGGAGGCGAGGCCGCAGGAGAAATGTGGACGGGCCGGACATCAGCTTCATGCGGAGCCACGGACTAAGTGTGCAGGAACAGCAGGTTGGCCTGGCATTCAGATTAGAA CCAAGACCGGATAGCATCAGCCATTCAACGGTGTCGTCCACCACTACCACCCAGTCTGATCGTTCCTCAGCACCTCCTGGTCCATCTGGACCTTCTAGTTCTCTTGGGctgccacctccaccaccaccagagagCCTGGGGATTGACAGAGAAGCAGCCAATAAGGGTCTGATGGAGTGGCTTAGACAAAACCCCAACTACATGGAAATCCCCCATTTTGCCTCC TCCCAAAACGCAGCCATCTTGCATAGTTTTGTTGAGCGTCCAAAACAGAGGAGGCACCGCTGCAAAGACCCTACCAAGCTGGATGTGAACTCCCTGACCGGAGAAGAGCGGGTGCCCGTAGTACACAGGAGCACAGGACGTAGG CTGGGTGGCGCTATGGCTCCAGCGATAAAGGAACTGTCTCGATGGCTGGATGCCAACTCTGAATATTGTGTGGCTCCAGACTGGGCTGAAGTGGTGAAACATTCG GGATTTCTGCCAGAGGGCAAGTTCACTCGAATCCTGACAGAACCTGTTAGCCGAGATCCTGGGCCTCGCCGGAGGGGTCGACGGCCTCGCAGTGAGATGGTCAAAGCTGGACCCATCCTCCCGGAGTCTCCTTCGAACATGGGGCCCCTGTTTATGAACGGGGGATTGATTGGAAGCATGGACTTGGTCAGTCTGCAAAACCTGCGGAACGTTCCGGGCATCCCCCTCACAGGCCTGATGGGATTCCCACACGGCTTTGCAGCCGTCCCAGCGGGAGCGGGAGAGGATGCCAAGAACGGCATCAGCATGCTTCCCATGATGCTTCACGGCATGGCGGCGGTGCAGCCGCCCATGTTTAGCGTGAGCGGCCTCATGAGCCAGCCCTCGTCATCCTCGCCCTCgtcctcctcccccaccacgACCCTGTCCACTTCAGCAGGCCCCACGGTGATCACCTCCACCTCTGCTGCCCTCAGTCCCTCTAGCGGCCCCAGTCCCGTCACCAGTGGTCCGAGCCCCCCGGCCGAGAGCTGCAGCTCCACCACGGCCTCGGGCTTGGACAAGCGCAAGGACGACAGAGCACCTGTGGAAGGGAAGCCCCCTGGGCCTCCCGTTGGACACGCAACCGCTACCGTTAGCAGCACCACGCCTACCAGTGTGTCTGCcggcagcatcagcagcacTGGCAGCCACTTGACCTTCAACCCGTTTCTAATCCCAGGGATGTCCCACGGACTGCTGTACCCACACATGTTCTTGCCCCATGGGGGCATCATGGCACTGCCGGGGATGCCCGCCGCCGACAGCTCCGGCAGCccgaagaggaagagaaagaaattgaGAGAGGACGGGGCTCCGGAGGGCGGGAGCGCCGGAAGCCCTCCAATGGACAGCACGCCTGCCAGAGGGCCCAGCGACGCTCCGCAGATACGGGCGGACGCGGACAATGACGCCCCAAGTGAAGAGGGGCCGCAAAACCaggagacagacacaaacagcaaGGGCCACGAGGACCACAGCAACGCCCTTCCTCCTGAGGCTCCCATAGAGTGCAGCagcaaagaggaggagagacaaacagaggaaaaggaggagcaGGATGTGGAAGGGAAGGATAAAAGACTGCCCGAGACCGAAAGGCAAGAATATGAACCCAGGGAGGACTCGCAGTAG